One Marivivens aquimaris genomic window carries:
- a CDS encoding ABC transporter substrate-binding protein produces MTKKMTVAAALLASVAALPALGQERGGVLNFARYDGSNLIDPIYADRNPDIWMVGSLFDTLLRSDENGSIVPGLAESFDVSEDGSAVTLTLREGLKFSDGSALTGEDVVFSLDRARNPDLGPWAGLLGNIDSVSHDGRKVTIELSTPDPTILSMLATFTTGIVSKAAFEAAEGETDQDKSAALFAATAPGVGSGPFYLCGFEQGTSMEFCANQHYWRAGADGEPLPYLDGVHFEIIPDDATRVLKLQAGEVDAAEFIPFSRVAELEADPSIEMNLFPSTRIIYAPINTRETRADGSPNPLADPKVRQALNYATNKQALIGLVLQGAGKPMTSPLMAAATQLATETDPLYGYDMERAKALIDEAGLAPGTEITLTTLAGSADDGTIFAALQQMWAPLGIKLVVEQVDNATRGAKNRSGEFDIHTYGWVNDVNDPSQVTGWLGYTPTANAVGTGWENSEFNTLFEESAKEMDPAARAQQYAEMQEIYAEAAPLLFLYETPFAVAVSDAVEGYVQTPLGNNQFEEATVSR; encoded by the coding sequence ATGACCAAGAAAATGACCGTTGCCGCGGCCTTGCTAGCCTCCGTCGCGGCGCTGCCCGCCCTCGGCCAGGAGCGCGGCGGCGTGCTGAACTTCGCGCGCTATGACGGGTCGAACCTGATCGATCCGATCTATGCCGATCGCAACCCCGACATCTGGATGGTCGGCAGCCTGTTTGACACGCTTCTGCGGTCGGACGAAAACGGCAGCATCGTGCCGGGCCTCGCCGAGAGCTTTGATGTCTCCGAGGACGGCAGCGCGGTCACGCTGACGCTGCGCGAAGGGCTGAAGTTCTCGGACGGCAGCGCGCTGACCGGCGAGGACGTGGTCTTTTCGCTCGACCGCGCCCGCAACCCCGACCTCGGCCCCTGGGCCGGCCTCCTGGGCAATATCGATAGCGTCAGCCATGACGGACGCAAGGTCACTATCGAGTTGAGCACCCCGGACCCGACGATCCTGTCGATGCTCGCCACCTTCACCACCGGCATCGTATCGAAGGCGGCCTTCGAGGCCGCGGAAGGCGAGACCGATCAGGACAAGTCGGCCGCGCTCTTCGCCGCCACCGCCCCCGGGGTCGGCTCCGGCCCCTTCTACCTCTGCGGTTTCGAACAAGGCACCTCGATGGAGTTCTGCGCCAACCAGCATTACTGGCGCGCGGGCGCCGACGGCGAACCCCTGCCCTATCTGGACGGCGTGCATTTCGAGATCATCCCCGACGACGCCACCCGCGTGCTGAAGCTGCAGGCCGGCGAAGTCGACGCGGCGGAATTCATCCCCTTCTCGCGCGTGGCCGAACTGGAAGCCGATCCGTCGATCGAGATGAACCTCTTCCCCTCGACCCGGATCATCTATGCGCCGATCAACACCCGCGAGACCCGCGCCGACGGCAGCCCCAATCCGCTGGCCGATCCGAAGGTCCGGCAGGCGTTAAATTATGCCACCAACAAGCAGGCGCTGATCGGGCTGGTGCTGCAGGGCGCGGGCAAGCCGATGACCTCGCCGCTGATGGCCGCGGCGACGCAGCTGGCGACGGAGACCGACCCGCTCTACGGCTATGACATGGAAAGGGCCAAGGCGCTGATCGACGAGGCCGGGCTGGCGCCGGGCACCGAGATCACGCTGACCACGCTGGCGGGCTCTGCCGATGACGGCACCATCTTCGCGGCGCTGCAACAGATGTGGGCGCCCTTGGGCATCAAGCTGGTGGTTGAGCAGGTCGATAATGCCACCCGAGGGGCCAAGAACCGCTCGGGCGAGTTCGACATCCACACCTACGGCTGGGTCAACGACGTGAACGACCCGAGCCAGGTCACCGGCTGGCTGGGCTACACCCCCACTGCCAACGCGGTCGGCACCGGCTGGGAAAATTCGGAGTTCAACACGCTCTTCGAGGAATCCGCAAAGGAGATGGACCCCGCGGCGCGCGCGCAGCAATACGCCGAGATGCAGGAGATCTACGCCGAGGCGGCGCCGCTTCTCTTCTTGTACGAGACCCCCTTCGCGGTGGCGGTCTCGGACGCGGTCGAGGGCTATGTCCAGACGCCGCTCGGCAACAACCAGTTCGAAGAGGCCACCGTCTCGCGCTGA
- a CDS encoding helix-turn-helix domain-containing protein, with translation MKQNRNRGQDMDRAADSNKTKRRDDPVQLGKAIRRRRKALGMTLVQVAEDTALTTGFISQVERGISSPSLASLLAIAATLQSSVEELLSVDEGFRAYIPKDQRQTYALGVNGRSYEKLGPGFSGALCYPSIIHRPPGHVSEQMCHPGEVFCYLMSGTLEYHLGDAVHHMQAGDTIHHDTATPHYSIVTSDAESVELWVSTMPMKEKS, from the coding sequence ATGAAGCAGAACCGGAACCGGGGGCAGGACATGGACAGGGCGGCAGACAGCAACAAGACGAAACGCCGGGACGACCCGGTGCAGCTGGGCAAGGCGATCCGGCGGCGGCGCAAGGCGCTCGGCATGACTCTGGTACAGGTGGCCGAGGACACCGCGCTGACCACCGGTTTCATCTCGCAGGTCGAACGCGGGATCAGCTCGCCCTCGCTGGCCTCGCTACTGGCCATCGCCGCCACCCTGCAGAGCAGCGTCGAGGAATTGCTCAGCGTTGACGAGGGCTTCCGGGCCTACATCCCCAAGGATCAGCGCCAGACCTATGCCCTTGGCGTCAACGGCCGCAGCTACGAGAAGCTCGGCCCGGGCTTTTCCGGCGCGCTGTGCTATCCCTCGATCATCCACCGCCCGCCCGGCCATGTCTCGGAGCAGATGTGCCACCCGGGCGAGGTGTTCTGCTACCTGATGTCGGGCACGCTGGAATACCACCTGGGCGACGCGGTCCACCACATGCAGGCGGGCGACACCATCCACCACGACACCGCGACGCCGCATTATTCCATCGTTACCAGCGACGCGGAATCGGTCGAACTCTGGGTCAGCACCATGCCAATGAAGGAGAAATCCTGA
- a CDS encoding ABC transporter permease, translated as MSDISAPQATTAPPGLMRRIAAKPGLMLGLVIIGFSTLLAIAPAAFAPYDPNFIDYTAVRQPPSWAHPFGTDMLGRDSLSRVIAAYSVNMQMAVLATVFAMLIGVTVGALVGYYRGIADVIFGRFVDAIITFPFLVLVIAVVAVLGPGLVNMYIAITLVNWVYYARLMRAEVIAQMGNDYAAAGIVMGYSDRRIIFRHLLPNAITPVIVYWMTDMALAILLGSSLGYLGLGAQPPQAEWGVLIAEGRNFITTAWWLSLMPGIAIVITGIGFSLIGDGLADLLRPRG; from the coding sequence ATGAGCGATATCTCCGCACCGCAAGCCACCACCGCGCCGCCGGGCCTGATGCGACGGATCGCGGCCAAACCCGGATTGATGCTCGGGCTTGTCATCATCGGGTTCTCCACCCTGCTGGCCATCGCGCCCGCGGCCTTCGCGCCCTATGATCCGAACTTCATCGACTACACCGCAGTGCGCCAGCCGCCGAGTTGGGCGCATCCCTTCGGCACCGACATGCTGGGCCGCGACAGTCTGAGCCGGGTGATCGCCGCCTATTCCGTCAACATGCAGATGGCGGTTCTTGCGACGGTCTTTGCCATGCTGATCGGCGTCACAGTGGGCGCGCTGGTGGGCTATTACCGCGGCATCGCCGACGTGATCTTCGGGCGTTTCGTCGATGCGATCATCACCTTTCCCTTTCTGGTACTGGTGATCGCCGTGGTGGCGGTGCTGGGGCCGGGGCTGGTGAACATGTATATCGCCATCACGCTGGTGAACTGGGTCTATTACGCGCGGCTGATGCGGGCCGAGGTGATCGCGCAGATGGGCAACGATTATGCCGCCGCCGGCATCGTCATGGGCTACAGCGACCGCCGCATCATCTTCCGGCACCTGCTGCCCAATGCGATCACGCCGGTGATCGTCTACTGGATGACCGACATGGCGCTGGCGATCCTTCTGGGCTCGTCGCTGGGCTATCTCGGGCTTGGCGCGCAGCCGCCGCAGGCGGAATGGGGCGTGCTGATCGCCGAGGGCCGCAATTTCATCACCACCGCCTGGTGGCTGAGCCTGATGCCCGGCATCGCCATCGTCATCACCGGGATCGGGTTTTCCCTGATCGGCGACGGGCTGGCCGACCTGCTCCGCCCGCGCGGCTGA
- a CDS encoding ABC transporter ATP-binding protein, with protein sequence MNAPHRGATDAPVMEITDLGLTFHLPRTLGDVLARRAGRAVRALNGISLELREGETLGVVGESGCGKSTLARCMVRLYEPQKGAIRYRGRDIFTDLGRGDRAFNRLVQMMFQDPYSSLNPRMTCGQILSEALSVHRMRPADEIPARVAELLDLVRLPQDAAHKLPHEFSGGQRQRIAIARALAVEPDVLIADELVSALDVSVQAQVVNLLLELQERLGLTILFVAHDLRLVRHVSHRVAVIYLGRIVEIGDSETLFANPAHPYSQALLSAAPSLDPDDKGQAMHLEGELPSPLNVPPGCPFHVRCPHATNICKRDVPALRQVGRAGEVACHLAEEINDHV encoded by the coding sequence ATGAACGCCCCCCACCGCGGCGCCACCGACGCGCCGGTAATGGAGATCACCGATCTCGGCCTGACCTTCCACCTGCCCCGCACGCTAGGCGATGTGCTGGCCCGCCGCGCGGGCCGCGCGGTGCGCGCGCTCAACGGCATCAGCCTCGAGCTGCGCGAGGGCGAGACGCTGGGCGTCGTCGGCGAATCCGGCTGCGGCAAGTCCACCCTGGCCCGCTGCATGGTGCGGCTTTACGAGCCTCAGAAGGGCGCGATCCGCTACCGCGGACGGGACATCTTCACCGATCTGGGGCGCGGCGACCGTGCCTTCAATCGCCTCGTGCAGATGATGTTCCAAGATCCCTATTCCTCGCTCAACCCGCGCATGACCTGCGGCCAGATCCTGTCGGAGGCGCTCAGTGTCCACAGGATGCGCCCGGCAGACGAGATCCCAGCCCGGGTGGCCGAACTGCTGGACCTGGTGCGCCTGCCCCAGGATGCGGCGCACAAGCTGCCGCACGAATTCTCCGGCGGCCAGCGGCAGCGAATCGCCATTGCCCGCGCGCTCGCGGTGGAGCCGGATGTGCTGATCGCCGACGAGCTGGTCTCGGCGCTCGACGTCTCGGTGCAGGCGCAGGTGGTGAACCTGCTGCTGGAACTGCAGGAGAGGCTGGGACTGACGATCCTCTTCGTCGCCCATGACCTGCGGCTGGTGCGGCACGTCTCGCATCGCGTCGCGGTGATTTACCTCGGCCGCATCGTCGAGATCGGCGACAGCGAGACGCTCTTTGCCAACCCCGCGCATCCGTATTCGCAGGCGCTGCTCAGCGCCGCGCCCTCGCTCGACCCGGACGACAAGGGACAGGCCATGCACCTCGAGGGCGAGCTGCCCTCGCCGCTGAACGTCCCGCCGGGCTGCCCGTTCCACGTCCGCTGCCCCCATGCCACGAACATCTGCAAACGCGACGTTCCCGCCCTGCGCCAGGTCGGCCGGGCCGGTGAGGTCGCCTGTCACCTAGCCGAAGAGATCAATGACCATGTCTGA
- the dctP gene encoding TRAP transporter substrate-binding protein DctP: MTRLWTALAASALALHTATPAFAEDITLRFAGVFPIDHQGTKMMEQVAAEVNAADVGLDMTVYPASQLGSGEALFEDVARGNIDFASAFIYSDTDSRLEFLNMPFLVSSYDDMERVLLDMDSDYNRILQDITDEYGVRVMAANPEGFVGIVATKAPDNWNTFDDKGMNIRVWSSNAVKSTVESLGYRATTMAWGDIFPALQSGIVDGAICCTKTATYSIFAKSDVGTHFVEYNALLEQTFYYGSERTLAKLNDEQRAVIQAAMNKASADFFAYNRENDAAFGQKLIDSGYTILKLNEEDQKAMTDYVRAEIWPTMEGAVGKDVIEKVLDAVQ, translated from the coding sequence ATGACCCGCCTGTGGACAGCCCTTGCCGCCAGCGCCCTCGCGCTGCACACCGCCACCCCGGCCTTCGCCGAGGACATCACCCTGCGCTTTGCCGGCGTCTTCCCGATCGACCACCAGGGCACCAAGATGATGGAACAGGTCGCCGCCGAGGTGAACGCCGCCGACGTCGGCCTCGACATGACCGTCTATCCGGCCAGCCAGCTCGGCTCGGGCGAGGCGCTCTTCGAGGACGTGGCCCGCGGCAACATCGATTTCGCCTCGGCCTTCATCTACTCCGACACCGACTCGCGGCTCGAGTTTTTGAACATGCCCTTCCTCGTGAGCAGCTATGACGACATGGAGCGCGTGCTGCTCGACATGGACTCCGACTATAACCGCATCCTGCAGGACATCACCGACGAATACGGCGTCCGCGTCATGGCCGCCAACCCCGAGGGTTTCGTCGGCATTGTCGCCACCAAGGCACCCGACAACTGGAACACCTTCGACGACAAGGGCATGAACATCCGCGTCTGGTCGTCCAACGCGGTGAAGTCCACCGTCGAGTCGCTGGGCTACCGCGCCACCACCATGGCTTGGGGCGATATCTTCCCGGCGCTGCAATCGGGCATCGTCGATGGCGCGATCTGCTGCACCAAGACCGCGACCTACTCGATCTTCGCCAAGTCCGACGTCGGCACCCACTTCGTTGAGTACAACGCCCTGCTCGAGCAGACCTTCTACTACGGGTCCGAGCGCACGCTGGCCAAGCTGAACGACGAACAGCGCGCCGTGATCCAGGCGGCGATGAACAAGGCCTCGGCCGACTTCTTCGCCTACAACCGCGAGAATGACGCCGCCTTCGGCCAGAAGCTGATCGACAGCGGCTACACCATTCTCAAGCTGAACGAGGAAGACCAGAAGGCGATGACCGACTACGTGCGCGCCGAGATCTGGCCCACCATGGAAGGCGCCGTCGGCAAGGACGTGATCGAAAAGGTCCTCGACGCCGTCCAGTAA
- a CDS encoding ABC transporter permease produces the protein MAAIQYILKRLLLMIPTFFLVMIIIFLLVRLLPGDPAIAIAGDRASDADLAAIRERLGLNQPLWMQFWHFVTNTLQGDLGRSILMRAPVIEVIANRLPTTLFLTIYAVLLSVLIAGPLAFVAALNRGRWPDAVIRTVFQIGLSMPVFYIGLILLTFLAAQLRWFPVGGYGETFGARLYHLFLPAVAVALYTSAIIMRNLRSAIIEVVDAEYVQFARAKGLPAHQILGRHVLRNALISTVTLLGLSIGNLMSGTLVTETVFAVPGVGRLMLEAIFARDYPLIQGLTLTFALLVSVVFLLTDLIQSLLDPRMRLT, from the coding sequence ATGGCCGCGATCCAGTATATCCTCAAGCGCCTGTTGCTGATGATTCCGACCTTCTTTCTGGTCATGATCATCATCTTCCTGCTGGTCCGTCTGCTTCCCGGTGACCCGGCGATTGCCATCGCGGGGGACCGGGCCTCCGACGCCGACCTGGCCGCGATCCGCGAAAGGCTGGGGCTGAACCAGCCGCTCTGGATGCAGTTCTGGCACTTCGTCACCAACACGCTCCAGGGCGACCTCGGCCGGTCGATCCTGATGCGCGCGCCGGTGATCGAGGTGATCGCGAACCGGCTGCCGACGACGCTCTTCCTGACGATCTACGCGGTGCTGCTCTCGGTGCTGATCGCGGGGCCCCTGGCCTTCGTCGCCGCGCTCAACCGCGGCCGCTGGCCCGATGCGGTGATCCGCACCGTGTTCCAGATAGGCCTGTCGATGCCGGTCTTCTACATCGGGCTGATCCTGTTGACCTTCCTCGCCGCGCAGCTGCGCTGGTTCCCGGTGGGCGGCTACGGCGAGACCTTCGGTGCGCGGCTCTATCACCTGTTCCTGCCGGCGGTGGCGGTGGCGCTCTATACCTCGGCGATCATCATGCGGAACCTGCGCTCGGCCATCATCGAGGTGGTGGATGCTGAATACGTGCAATTCGCTCGCGCCAAGGGGCTGCCCGCGCACCAAATCCTCGGCCGCCACGTATTACGCAACGCACTGATCTCCACCGTGACGCTGCTGGGCCTGTCGATCGGCAACCTGATGAGCGGCACGCTGGTGACCGAGACGGTCTTTGCGGTGCCGGGCGTCGGGCGGCTGATGCTCGAGGCGATCTTTGCCCGTGACTATCCCCTGATCCAGGGGCTGACCCTGACCTTCGCGCTGCTGGTCTCGGTGGTCTTCCTGCTGACCGACCTGATCCAGAGCCTGCTTGACCCGAGGATGCGTCTGACATGA
- a CDS encoding aldehyde dehydrogenase (NADP(+)) codes for MTYSPHGKHLIAGTWQAGTDTFDSCPAHGPGHAYSVGRVSDVVAAARAAEEAFWSYGATSRKARADFLHAIADEIDARGAAITEIGTQETGLPEARLEGERGRTTGQLRMFAAHILEGAHLDRRHDEALPDRSPLPRPNLKMVQRPIGPVAVFGASNFPLAFSTAGGDTAAALAAGCPVVVKGHSAHPGTGEIVAEAVLAAIAKCDLHPGVFSLIQGGNREVGAALVQHPLIKAVGFTGSLAGGRALFDLCAARPEPIPFFGELGSVNPMFVLEGALAARAEEIGTGWAGSLSMGAGQFCTNPGIAVVTAGAAAETFAAAARDALAETGAQCMLTDGIAAAYRGGQARVAGIEGVEELLRSTSEARSATPFLYRVTARTWLDNEALSEEVFGPLGLIVVAEDAEEMRAVARGLQGQLTCTLQMETSDMAAAQDLLPVLERKAGRVLANGFPTGVEVADAMVHGGPYPASTNFGATSVGTLSIRRFLRPVCYQNMPDALVPEFGAEA; via the coding sequence ATGACCTACTCTCCGCATGGCAAACATTTGATCGCAGGCACGTGGCAGGCTGGCACCGACACGTTCGACTCCTGCCCTGCGCATGGGCCCGGTCACGCCTATTCGGTGGGCCGCGTCAGCGATGTCGTGGCCGCTGCCCGCGCCGCCGAAGAGGCATTCTGGAGCTACGGAGCCACCTCACGCAAGGCACGCGCCGATTTCCTCCACGCCATTGCCGACGAGATCGACGCGCGCGGCGCGGCCATCACCGAGATCGGCACCCAGGAAACCGGCCTGCCCGAAGCGCGCCTTGAGGGCGAGCGCGGGAGAACCACCGGTCAGCTCCGGATGTTCGCCGCGCATATCCTCGAAGGCGCCCACCTCGACCGGCGCCACGACGAGGCCCTGCCCGACCGCAGCCCCCTGCCCCGCCCCAACCTCAAGATGGTCCAACGCCCGATCGGGCCGGTCGCGGTCTTCGGCGCCTCGAACTTTCCGCTGGCCTTCTCCACCGCGGGCGGCGACACCGCGGCAGCGCTGGCCGCGGGCTGTCCGGTGGTGGTCAAGGGCCATTCAGCCCACCCCGGCACCGGCGAGATCGTGGCCGAGGCGGTGCTGGCCGCGATCGCCAAATGCGACCTGCACCCCGGCGTGTTCAGCCTGATCCAGGGCGGCAACCGCGAGGTCGGCGCGGCGCTGGTGCAGCATCCGCTGATCAAGGCGGTGGGCTTTACCGGCTCGCTCGCCGGGGGCCGCGCGCTCTTCGATCTCTGCGCCGCCCGCCCCGAGCCGATCCCCTTCTTCGGCGAGCTCGGCTCGGTCAACCCGATGTTCGTGCTGGAGGGCGCGCTCGCCGCCCGCGCCGAGGAAATCGGCACCGGCTGGGCCGGCTCGCTGAGCATGGGCGCCGGGCAGTTCTGCACCAACCCGGGCATCGCCGTGGTGACCGCGGGCGCGGCGGCTGAGACCTTCGCGGCCGCCGCCCGCGACGCCCTGGCCGAGACCGGCGCGCAATGCATGCTGACCGACGGCATCGCCGCGGCCTATCGCGGCGGGCAGGCGCGCGTCGCCGGGATCGAAGGCGTCGAAGAACTGCTGCGCTCGACCAGCGAGGCCCGCAGCGCCACCCCCTTCCTCTACCGGGTCACCGCGCGCACCTGGCTGGACAATGAGGCGCTGAGCGAGGAGGTCTTCGGACCGCTCGGCCTGATCGTCGTGGCCGAGGATGCCGAGGAGATGCGCGCCGTCGCCCGCGGCCTGCAGGGCCAGCTGACCTGCACGCTGCAGATGGAGACGAGTGACATGGCCGCGGCGCAGGACCTGCTCCCGGTGCTCGAGCGCAAGGCGGGCCGCGTGCTGGCCAATGGCTTCCCCACAGGGGTCGAGGTGGCCGACGCGATGGTGCATGGCGGCCCCTATCCGGCCTCGACCAACTTCGGCGCCACCTCCGTCGGCACGCTGTCGATCCGCCGCTTCCTGCGGCCGGTCTGCTACCAGAACATGCCCGACGCGCTGGTGCCCGAGTTCGGCGCAGAGGCATGA
- a CDS encoding aminopeptidase P family protein has translation MTMSDPHARLSIITALRQRLSELDLDAFILPRFDAHQGEYVTPRDERLAYVTGFTGSAGMAIVAEEEVAMFVDGRYSVQLRGECAGGDFTYHHLIDTPAENWLAQHAQSGWRVGYDAMHLPPAWYDRFATACAAQGAEMVAVASNPVDDIWQDQPEPPLGQVTPFPTQFAGRSSADKCAVLAEQLASRGLDLMVETQLDNIAWLLNVRGDDIAFNPMPQSFLMASRSGAVGWFVDPRKLTEELRAGLPECVTWHPMETLLPVLDTQVAPGTRVGFDPDFSAVAIRQAVEARGGIAEPVASPLTLAKAVKNPVELAGLRDCHVQDGVAWTEFTAWLLATVPARAAEGNPVTEQEAQEHILALRTARSGFLGPSFQSISAAGGNAAMCHYAAVGNRNAPILPENPYLLDSGGQYETGTTDTTRSYAFGPLPEGYARAYTAVFKAFHALSTLRFPKGTQGHHVDAICRRPLWDLGLDYDHGTGHGIGHRLSVHEHPQRLGKPYNPVDLVPGMVLSIEPGHYVSGLYGIRIENVFEIVDLDDGFMGFRNLTYAPIQIDMLLLDALTEPERAWLDGYHEALRNTLDPWLSADAKAWLETLPKCA, from the coding sequence ATGACCATGTCTGACCCTCACGCCCGCCTTTCGATCATCACCGCCCTGCGCCAGCGTCTGTCGGAGCTTGACCTCGACGCCTTCATCCTGCCGCGCTTCGATGCCCACCAAGGGGAATACGTCACCCCGCGTGACGAGCGGCTGGCCTACGTGACCGGCTTCACCGGCTCGGCCGGCATGGCGATCGTGGCCGAGGAGGAGGTGGCGATGTTCGTGGACGGCCGCTACAGCGTGCAGTTGCGCGGCGAATGTGCCGGCGGCGATTTCACCTATCACCACCTGATCGACACGCCCGCCGAGAATTGGCTGGCGCAGCACGCGCAGAGCGGCTGGCGCGTGGGCTATGACGCGATGCATCTGCCGCCCGCTTGGTACGACCGGTTTGCCACTGCCTGTGCCGCGCAGGGGGCCGAGATGGTCGCCGTCGCCTCCAACCCGGTGGACGATATCTGGCAAGACCAGCCCGAGCCGCCACTGGGTCAGGTCACGCCCTTCCCCACGCAGTTTGCCGGGCGGAGCTCTGCCGACAAATGCGCCGTGCTGGCCGAGCAGCTTGCGTCGCGCGGGCTCGACCTGATGGTCGAGACCCAGCTCGACAATATCGCCTGGCTCTTGAACGTGCGCGGCGACGACATCGCCTTCAATCCGATGCCGCAATCCTTCCTCATGGCCTCCCGGTCGGGTGCCGTCGGCTGGTTCGTCGACCCGCGCAAGCTGACCGAGGAACTGCGCGCGGGCCTGCCGGAGTGCGTCACCTGGCACCCTATGGAGACGCTGCTGCCGGTACTCGATACCCAGGTCGCGCCCGGCACGCGGGTCGGCTTCGATCCCGACTTCTCTGCCGTGGCGATCCGCCAGGCGGTGGAGGCCCGGGGCGGCATCGCCGAGCCGGTGGCCAGCCCGCTAACGCTGGCCAAGGCGGTCAAGAACCCGGTCGAGCTTGCCGGGCTGCGCGATTGCCACGTGCAGGACGGCGTCGCCTGGACCGAGTTCACCGCCTGGCTGCTGGCCACCGTCCCTGCACGGGCGGCAGAGGGCAACCCGGTGACGGAACAGGAGGCGCAGGAGCACATCCTCGCCCTGCGCACGGCACGGTCCGGGTTCTTGGGGCCGAGCTTCCAGTCGATCTCGGCCGCGGGCGGCAATGCCGCCATGTGTCACTATGCGGCGGTGGGCAACCGCAACGCCCCGATCCTGCCGGAGAACCCCTACCTTCTGGACAGCGGCGGCCAGTACGAAACCGGCACCACCGACACCACCCGCAGCTACGCCTTCGGCCCCCTGCCTGAGGGCTACGCCCGCGCCTATACTGCGGTGTTCAAGGCCTTCCACGCGCTTTCGACCCTGCGCTTTCCCAAGGGCACGCAAGGCCACCATGTCGACGCGATCTGCCGCCGGCCGCTCTGGGACCTCGGGCTCGACTACGATCACGGCACCGGGCATGGCATCGGGCATCGGCTTTCGGTGCATGAACATCCGCAGCGCCTCGGCAAGCCTTACAACCCGGTGGACCTGGTGCCCGGCATGGTGCTCTCGATCGAGCCCGGTCATTACGTCTCCGGACTGTACGGCATCCGCATCGAGAACGTCTTCGAGATCGTCGACCTCGACGACGGTTTCATGGGCTTCCGCAACCTGACCTACGCGCCGATCCAGATCGACATGCTGCTGCTGGACGCGTTGACCGAACCCGAGCGCGCCTGGCTGGACGGCTACCACGAGGCGTTGCGCAACACGTTGGACCCCTGGCTCAGCGCGGATGCAAAGGCCTGGCTGGAGACGCTGCCGAAGTGCGCGTAA
- a CDS encoding ABC transporter ATP-binding protein, which yields MNTQPILEVDNLCTSFGRNTRIPAVRDVSFSVRQVEVLGLVGESGSGKSVTLRSILGLSRRYGEVTGQIRWKGRDISRLSERALRPIRGGQIAMIFQEPMTSLNPLLTVGLQLSETLRAHTDLSRAGRRARAIEMLEHVGIPSAASRLDDYPHQFSGGMRQRVMIAIALAAEPELLLADEPTTALDVTIQAQILDLILKLSDEMNMGVILVTHDLGVVAQTCESVAVMYAGRIVEQGPVRQVLRAPRHPYTTGLMRSVPQDVAPRTPLYSVPGTPPSLLALPPGCAYAPRCASRTEHCLTARPPLEQIAPGRRAACFNPEPAIRRDIA from the coding sequence ATGAACACGCAGCCGATCCTCGAAGTGGACAATCTCTGCACATCCTTCGGCCGCAATACCCGCATCCCTGCGGTGCGCGACGTGAGCTTCTCGGTGCGGCAGGTCGAGGTGCTGGGCCTTGTCGGCGAAAGCGGCTCGGGCAAGAGCGTCACGCTGCGCTCGATCCTCGGGCTCAGCCGCCGCTACGGAGAGGTCACGGGCCAGATCCGCTGGAAAGGCCGCGACATCTCGCGCCTGTCGGAACGCGCGCTGCGACCCATTCGCGGCGGCCAGATCGCGATGATCTTCCAGGAGCCGATGACCTCGCTCAATCCGCTGCTGACCGTGGGCCTGCAACTGTCGGAAACGCTCCGGGCCCACACCGACCTGTCTCGCGCCGGGCGAAGGGCACGGGCCATCGAGATGCTGGAGCACGTGGGTATCCCGTCGGCCGCCTCGCGACTGGACGATTACCCGCACCAGTTCTCCGGCGGGATGCGCCAGCGGGTGATGATTGCCATCGCGCTGGCGGCCGAGCCGGAACTGCTGCTGGCCGATGAGCCCACCACCGCGCTCGACGTGACCATCCAGGCGCAGATCCTCGACCTGATCCTGAAGCTCTCGGACGAGATGAACATGGGCGTGATCCTCGTGACCCATGACTTGGGCGTCGTGGCCCAGACCTGCGAGAGCGTGGCGGTGATGTATGCCGGGCGCATCGTCGAACAGGGTCCGGTCCGGCAGGTGCTGCGTGCGCCGCGCCATCCCTATACCACCGGCCTGATGCGCTCGGTGCCGCAGGACGTCGCGCCCCGCACGCCGCTCTATTCGGTGCCCGGCACGCCGCCCAGCCTGCTGGCCCTGCCGCCTGGCTGCGCCTACGCGCCACGCTGCGCCTCTCGTACCGAGCACTGCCTGACCGCGCGCCCGCCGCTGGAGCAGATCGCGCCGGGCCGCCGCGCCGCCTGCTTCAACCCGGAACCCGCCATCCGGAGGGACATCGCATGA